Part of the Vicugna pacos chromosome 3, VicPac4, whole genome shotgun sequence genome is shown below.
TTCTCCTCATCCCTCATCCTTTGAAtccctcactctctttctctcactctttaCTTGCGTCTGGGCTGTTGCTGTATGAGGCTTACGGTCACTGCCCGGGACGGGACTGGCAGTTTGGTCCTGTGTGCTGTGACTAGGGTGTGTATGGCCAGGCAGCTTTGGCAACTAAGAGATCCCCTACAACACCCCCAAGGTGACTCTGAGAGTAGTATCTAATTGCTGttactttttctgtaaaaatatattaatctaTGAATCTATGACTTTAAAAGATTTCCAAACTGTTAACTTcttatatgtgtttttaaaatgttatgttacAGAGCAAGCTTAGAGAAAAGATTTATCAGATACATCAGTTACCTGCTCCTGACGATctttatttaaattcaaataatacACGAAGATGTTCTTACTGCTAAAAGCTCAAACATTACAGGTCAAGCTGGAGTCCCCCTTAACCACCACCCTCACCCACTTCTAACCCTCTTTCCAGAGGTAACCACTGCTGTACTCTGAGTCCTTCCGCACTTTATGTGTCCTTGTTTctcatattcttgcctcctcacACTCAATATTACCAAACTTTGTACCAACTCCATGTGTAAGAAGTCGTATCTctgttttaatttgattttctctAGTTACTAGTGAGATAAAACAGTCTTTCTTAATGTTTACTTGGATTTTTTCCTGACGATCACTACCCATTTTgttcatcctttttaaaaaaattgttttgtggTGTTTTTACGCCACACATTTTGATTAGGAAAATAATATGAATCTCTTtctaatatgtattttataatatattatattgttttatttattattatatataataggtaatttacatatacacacacacatagaattcgttcattttttatGCTATATTTAAAGCACCCATTTTCTCTCTCAGGTCATAAACACATTCTCCCATATTTCTTCTAATAATATTATAAATTTCTTAATGCAGTTCTTTAAGCTTccaggaatttatttttgtgtgtggtatgatTAGGGACATAATTTTTTCAAAGCAGGTGACCAATTGTCCCAAGCCATTTATGGAACAGCCCTTCTTTTCTCACAGaatttaaattgtattatttatGTCAGAATGAAAATTTTCACACATAAGGCTGATTCTGGAGTTACTTTGTTCTGTGGGTCAATTTTCTATTCCTTCCAGTAACAGACGGTTCATATTTTGATAACAGATGAGGCAGCTTTACGGTTTATTCTGGTCTGTTTGGACACTGTTTAACCCTTTCAAAATTGTTTGGCTCTttgttcagaaaatatttattaagtacctataTGTTGGTTTCACTTTATCAATTCCCATGACTACTGTTATTGTTTATCATTTCAGCattatatttatgtgtttatttaaagTGCATATTGTCTCACAAAGAGTAAAATTCAAGAGGCACAAAACCATATAccacaaagattcttttttttccacccTAGATTTCAGCCATTTGATTCTGTCTTCTGAGGCAGTGTTACAAATTTCTAATGTCTTATTCTagagattttatttatctctatatgtatatgttatccatacatatatttttgtatgtgtgtgtatatatatgcacatttatatatatataatgtaatcgTATATAGTTACTTGATAAATGATATATCAtatgaaatgaaatataattatatGCTATAACCTGTAACATGTAACTTATGAAGTAGTTTGTAATCTATAATTATGGCATGTAATTAAATAGTATACAAGATAACATTTCTATGTACAATCACACTGTATACACTGTATGCAGTGTATTTGTAATACACTGTAATGTGCTCTTTTCACTGAACAATATTATTTGGGAGAATTCTATACCAGCACATAGAAAGCAAcctcattctgtttcttttttgcataTTACCCTATTGTTTATTCCATTTTTCCTATACTGGTAGATACTTAGATTGCTTgcaagctttttcttcttttttattgaagtatagttgattcacagtgtTTAGTTTGTGGCGTACAGCACACTGATTtggttatacatgtatattcttttccattatgggttatcaCAACGtattgaacatagctccctggGCTATACATTAAGACCTCTTTATCTAtcgtatatatagtagtttttatctgctaatcccaaactcctgatttatccctccctccccacttcccctttggtaaccgtaagtttgttctctatctctatgaatctctttctgttttgtaaataggtttatttgtatcattttttagagaTTCCTATGCTCACAGATGTCCTTTCCTCAGTTTTTTCTTCATCCTGATCAGTTTCTACTGTTTTTGGTGTCCCTTCcaattttattttgtagattccacttTCAGCAATCTCAACTTCATCTAACCTGTGCTATGTTTCTGCTCTTATCTCCTTGCTGTTTTTGGGTGACTTGTGAGAGAATTCTAACTGTACACTGTCATTCTCAAACTGCACACTGTCATTTTCAAACTGCAGTTGAGATCACATGGATTTTTATAGGTTACTATTGTGGAGAATTTACATGTTTACAGTGTTAAGCTTACGTCTTTAAGAACATGCATAGCTTTCTTCAGACATTCTTTTATCTCTTTCAGTTACGTTTTATAATTTGTGGCATTAGTATTCTTTTCTCGGTACTTTAGTTTTGTTGCAATTGCGAGTaagatacatttatatttttctactaTTTTTACTAATTAGTGGTATTGTATGGGAAAGACACAGATTTTTGGAGGTTCATCTTATATATAGAATAAtgctactttaaaattaaattgtatgtCCACCGAGATAACCCTGAACCTCACTACCCGTTTGGAACCTCATGGTTAATATCTTGGCAAGTTTTCTTCCAGTCTttagaaatacttaaaaatactcagttgatataatttttttttgctcagTATCTATTAAAAATGCCATAAATATCTCCTTGACAACATATTCTTTTATCGTTTGAGCATACCATAATTTAGTTAGTTTTTCATTTGTGCTTTGCTTTTGGGTTGCCTCCAGTTTCTCAGTTACTGTCttcttacaaaatattttagCCTTTCGTGCtcgaaaaaaattaataagcctCCTGGTGTAAACGGGGAAAGTAAACGGGGAAAGTGATCATTCTTTCCAGGCAGTTATGAGGACTGACTGCTAGAATGTGACAGTGCCCCTCACGCTGCCTGGCACTTGGCAGATGCTCCAGCAAAGTCAGCTGTCACCGTTTCTGTCCTACGAGGCATTGCTCACGCTGTCTCTTTCATCTTTACTTGTTATCTCAAtttaagatgagaaaacaggTCCAGAAAGGTTCTGTAAGTGCCcattcacacagctggtaagtgtcTTTGCTCCTTCAgtactttttttccctgaaaaacaTATGCTTGAGTGAGGCCGGCCTAGGGCTTCGTAGAAGCAGCAACTAGGTGGGCTGGACTGCAGACCGATCCCAGCAGAGGCAGAAGCAGAAGCCGTGTCCGCTTTAGCAAAAGAGCTTAACATCTGCTTCTCAACAAGGTGCAGAAAGTGTTAGAAGTTAAAACAGCAGCGATTAACGACAGCCTGCAggtttgtttggattctttctctTAAGGGGCCCTGCCTTTATTCTGAACCAGGTATTTGAAGAGGGCAAAGCTTTTGGAAGAGTAATGGCCTCTGCATTATGGCACTAAACACAAACCTCCTGCTTCCAgagcccagccctctgcctggcgCAGCCCTCTGCAGGAGCGATGGCCCTGGAGGGAAACCAGACTGTCATCTCCCACTTCATCCTCCTGGGCCTCTTCTCCCGCTCACCCCTGCACGTCCTCCTCTTCTCCATCATCGTGCTCATGTTCCTGGCGGCCCTCTCTGGCAAcgggctcctggtcctcctcaTCAGCATCGACCCCTGCCTGCAcagccccatgtacttcttcctccgCTGGCTGGCGCTCATGGACCTCATGCTCATCTCCACCATCGTGCCGCGGATGGCTGCTGACTTCCTCCTGGGCGGTGGCTCCATCTCCTTCACAGGCTGTGGCCTCCAGATCCTCTTCTTCCTCACCCTGCTGGGGGATGAGTGCTTCCTGCTGGCCTTCATGGCCTACGATCGCTACGTGGCCATCAGCCACCCGCTGAGGTACTCAGTGGTCATGAGCCGCCGTGTCTGCTGGCTCATGGTGGCAGGGTCCTGGGTCTTTGGCCTGGTGGATGGATTGATCCAGGCTGTCTTTACACTGAAATTCCCTTACTGTGGCTCCCAAGAGATTGACCACTTCTTCTGTGAGGTCCCAGCAGTGCTCAAGCTGGCCTGTGCCGACACCTCCCTGTATGAGACTATGATCTACGTGTGCTGCGTCCTCATGCTGCTCCTGCCCTTCTCCGTCATCTCTGCCTCCTACCTGCGCATCCTGGCGACCGTGCTCCACATGCGTTCTGCTGCCGGCCAGCAGAAGGCCTTTGCTACCTGCTCCGCCCA
Proteins encoded:
- the LOC102531313 gene encoding olfactory receptor 2V1-like, whose protein sequence is MALEGNQTVISHFILLGLFSRSPLHVLLFSIIVLMFLAALSGNGLLVLLISIDPCLHSPMYFFLRWLALMDLMLISTIVPRMAADFLLGGGSISFTGCGLQILFFLTLLGDECFLLAFMAYDRYVAISHPLRYSVVMSRRVCWLMVAGSWVFGLVDGLIQAVFTLKFPYCGSQEIDHFFCEVPAVLKLACADTSLYETMIYVCCVLMLLLPFSVISASYLRILATVLHMRSAAGQQKAFATCSAHMAVVTLFYGAAMITYMQPQAYHSSSQEMVVSAFYTVITPVLNPIIYSLRNKEVTAALRKLLGRCQCGRGWG